The following proteins are co-located in the Candidatus Accumulibacter cognatus genome:
- a CDS encoding pyridoxal phosphate-dependent aminotransferase, protein MRQSSVVIDSKLPQVGTTIFTVMSKLAADCGAINLSQGFPDFQADSSLFDATARAMREGRNQYPPMAGVPELRSAIADKVAALYGASYDADSEITVTAGATQAIFTAIAAFVRAGDEVIIFEPVYDSYVPAIETVGGKAVYAALGFPDYRPDWQQVRSLIGPQTRMILINSPHNPTGSLLAADDLDQLAALTRDTDIVVLSDEVYEHIVFDGVQHQSVAAHPELAARGIVVSSFGKTYHITGWKVGYVLGAAALMAEFRKVHQFNVFTVNTPCQLGIAEYMCDASRHLGLAAFYAGKREYFRSQLQGSRFELLPCRGSYFQLARYGAISDLPDREFARWLTCEAGVAAIPVSAFHHDGRDERVVRFCFAKQEATLAAAGERLRAL, encoded by the coding sequence ATGCGCCAGTCATCCGTGGTCATCGACTCGAAGCTGCCCCAGGTGGGGACCACCATCTTTACCGTCATGTCGAAACTCGCCGCCGACTGCGGCGCGATCAATCTCTCGCAGGGCTTTCCCGATTTCCAGGCCGATTCCTCGTTGTTCGACGCGACCGCGCGCGCGATGCGCGAAGGTCGCAATCAATATCCGCCGATGGCCGGGGTTCCCGAGTTGCGCTCGGCGATCGCCGACAAGGTGGCCGCGCTGTATGGGGCGAGCTACGATGCCGATAGCGAAATCACCGTCACCGCCGGCGCGACACAGGCAATCTTCACCGCGATCGCGGCCTTTGTGCGTGCGGGTGACGAGGTCATCATCTTCGAGCCGGTCTATGACAGCTATGTGCCGGCGATCGAAACGGTTGGTGGCAAGGCGGTGTATGCTGCGCTCGGCTTCCCCGATTACCGGCCGGACTGGCAGCAGGTGCGTTCGCTGATCGGTCCGCAGACGCGCATGATCCTCATCAATTCGCCGCACAATCCGACTGGCAGCCTGCTGGCCGCCGATGACCTCGATCAGTTGGCGGCGCTGACCCGCGATACCGACATCGTGGTGCTTTCCGACGAGGTCTACGAACACATCGTTTTCGATGGCGTGCAGCATCAAAGCGTTGCTGCGCATCCGGAACTGGCGGCGCGAGGGATCGTCGTTTCGTCGTTCGGCAAGACCTATCACATCACCGGCTGGAAGGTCGGTTACGTTCTTGGGGCTGCTGCGCTGATGGCCGAATTCCGAAAGGTGCATCAGTTCAACGTGTTTACGGTGAATACGCCCTGCCAGCTCGGAATCGCCGAATACATGTGCGATGCTTCGCGCCATCTCGGTCTGGCGGCGTTCTACGCAGGTAAACGCGAGTACTTTCGCAGCCAGTTGCAGGGCTCGCGCTTCGAACTGCTGCCTTGCCGCGGCAGCTATTTTCAACTGGCGCGTTATGGCGCGATCAGCGACCTGCCGGACCGCGAGTTTGCCCGCTGGCTGACCTGCGAGGCGGGAGTGGCTGCGATCCCGGTATCGGCTTTTCATCACGACGGTCGCGACGAGCGCGTCGTGCGTTTCTGCTTCGCCAAGCAGGAAGCCACCCTGGCTGCCGCCGGAGAAAGGCTGCGCGCGCTGTAA
- the mscL gene encoding large conductance mechanosensitive channel protein MscL produces the protein MSMVQEFKEFAMKGNVMDLAVGVIIGGAFGKIVDSVVADLIMPFVAWIMGGKLDFSGMFLVLGTIPEGTARTLDALKKAQVPVFAYGSFLTILVNFIILAFIIFVMIKQMNRLKRSEPPAAVAPPPEPAEEVLLLREIRDSLKK, from the coding sequence ATGAGCATGGTGCAGGAGTTCAAAGAGTTTGCCATGAAGGGCAACGTCATGGATCTCGCCGTCGGCGTGATCATTGGCGGGGCTTTTGGCAAGATTGTCGATTCGGTGGTGGCTGATCTGATCATGCCTTTCGTTGCCTGGATCATGGGGGGCAAGCTCGACTTCTCGGGCATGTTCCTGGTGCTCGGCACCATCCCGGAGGGGACCGCGAGGACCCTGGATGCACTCAAGAAGGCGCAGGTTCCGGTGTTCGCTTACGGCAGCTTCCTCACCATCCTGGTGAATTTCATCATTTTGGCCTTCATCATCTTCGTGATGATCAAGCAGATGAATCGCCTGAAGCGGAGCGAGCCGCCTGCTGCGGTCGCGCCACCGCCCGAGCCGGCCGAGGAAGTGCTGTTGTTGCGCGAGATTCGCGACAGCCTCAAGAAGTAG